The DNA segment GTCCACACAGCCCCTCCCGCATGCCCCGGCATCTGCGGCAGCAGCCTCCCCTACGAGCTCCCCGAGGTGCGGGATCCCCGTCGGCGCACACCAACTCCACGCCGCCTACGCGACCGGCTCTTCCTTCCTGGGCGATGCGCGCCGTGCGGTGACCGTATGTCTGCACCGTTGGCGGCTGGAGGATGCTGCCTACGCGGCAACTCTGGTGGTCAGCGAACTGCTCGGCAACGCAGTCCAGCATGGCTGCCAGTACCCCACCGACACCGCCACTCTGCTCTTGACCGCGCTGCCTGAACGACAGCTGCTCATCGAAGTCCACGACCCCTCCCCGGCCAGCCCTTCCCTCATCACGGCCGGGCCGGAGTCGGAGCACGGCCGTGGACTCGCCCTGGTCGACGCCATGAGCTCCAAGTGGGGCTGGACGAACGCTCCCGACGGGGGCAAGTACGTCTGGTCAACAATGGACGCAAGGGCCGCAGCATGACGGCGACGATCGCCGGCACTTGGTCGGCCCTCCGCACGGAAGGCGAACTGCGCGAGGCAACCGCCGTCAGCAACCTGGAGAGCTTGTGGCAGGTGAAGTTCACCACCCCCGAACTCCCCCGCGAACTGCTGGCCGCATGGGATGTTGTCCGCGTCCCTCGGTCCGGCGGCAAAGCGGCCCTCGAAGCCCTGCGGCAGGACGGCCACCGCGTCGGTCCCGTCCTGGTCTGCGCTGAACACCCCTGGCTGCTCATCCCGGTCCCCGCGGGGACCGCGCACAGGTGGATGGCACCCCACTCGCTGTGCCGGACCGGGCGATCGGCGGACGGATGGGCCTGCTACGACCTCGCGCGCGAACCGATGGGCCGCCCCTGCGCGATGCGGTTCTGGCTCTTCCCACCCGGCTGGACCTGCACGGCGCGCCCGCTGACCGACCCCGACCTGCTGTACGACCACCTCGCCCGGATTCGAGCCCGCCTCGTCCGAGGAGGCTCAGCATGAACAGGACGCTCCTCCATGACCATTACCGTGCCGGTGCTGCTGCTCCTCGGTATCGCGATCCTGTTGCTCGTGCGGTCCGGGAAGCTGTCGGCCGGCGCGGGCCTGGTGGCGGCGGTGTTCGGCTTCCTGCTGGCGGACACCGGCGCCGCACCAGCGATTCATCACCTGGTCAGCGACCTCCTCTCCGACGTTCAGTCGCTGCGGCTGTGACCGGGGCCGGGAGGCGGGCGCCGCGACGGAACCCTCGTACCTCTTACCGACCGCATAGAGCCGGGCACGACGGCGGGCGCTCGTTCGGCGTTGCCGCAGTGCTCGTCCGTGGGCTTCGGCTTCCGATCTCCGGGGGACCACGCGGTCCCGGAAGCTGCGAGCGACCTACGCACCGCCCCCTCGGGGTGCCTCGTCCCGGCTGCTGCGGATCCCGGGTCACAGCCGCGGCAGCCGGTCCACACCCCTACAGGCTGCGCGCCCTGGCGGCGTATCGAGCTGGGGCTTCCTCGGTCCTTGCACCGTACGGTGCGATGGATCCGGTCGCGAGGAAGCGGCGTGCCCGCGACACGCCCCGGACCTGACTGACTGGCTCACTGGTCCGGCCCTCCCTGTCGCTTCGGCCCCGCATGTGCCGTGGCCGAGGTGGCAGGCCCTGAGCTTCCCTTGCGCCGTGTGGGGCGGCGTGCTCCGCAGGGGAAGAGCCGGCTTCGGCGCCGGCGATAGCACCCGGCAGGTCTCTGGGGAGCGACCCGCTCGCGAGTGCGCACGGCGCCGGAGCCCGGCACATGACCTCACCGTTTCGCCAGCTCCTCCGGCCATCCGACCATGTCACCCGCAGCGCCGGGGACGAGACACTGAGAAAGGACCTGCTCGTGGATCCGCACCTGTCCCCCGCGTCAGCGGCTGCTGGCGTCGTCCAGGCCCTTGGGCTTGGACGACGAACGGTGCGGGTGGATCCGATGCCGACGGCATGCGGTCGGCTCCCCGCCGCGTCGGCGCCGTGGCCAGGTGTCCCTGGAGCCGTGCTTCGTGAGCTACACGGGAGCAGTGCAGCGGAAGCCGGTGTCGTTGTCCGACATCGACGCGGCAGCCGTGTTCTGCAGGGACGGAGCTGCGCGTTCGAACGGGGACGTGAAGGCGGAGCCCTTCAAGTGGTAACGACCTTTGCCGGGCTCTTCCTCGGTGGAGCACCACTCCCAGACGTTGCCGCACAGGTCGAAGATTCCGAACGGGCTGGCGCCGGACTGGTAGCGGGAGACGGGGGTCGTCGCATCGATGCCGGCCTCGGACGTGTTCGCCTTCGCGGCGGTCGGTTCGTTGCCCCAGGGGTAGATGCGCCCTCGCCGACCGCGAGCCGCCTTCTCCCACTGCCGGGCGGTGGGCAGGGACTTACCGGCCCAGCGGGCGTACGCGGCTGCGTCGTGCCAGGTGACCCAGACCACCGGGTGCGTGGCCAAAGTGACAGGGCAATGGCCGTCGGGCCAGTGCCGAGGCGGCCGGTGGTTGGTGGCCACCACGAACTTCGCATAGTCCTGGTTGGTCGTGGGGTAGACGTCGATGAGGAACGGCTCCAGCCACACCGAGCGGTTGTCGGGTCCGGAGAGGTAGATGCCCTCTTCGACGAGGGCCATGACCTTTCCGTCGACCGGGTGCCGGCGGGTGCTCGGGTCCCTGCGCAGCAGCGCCTCGGCTCGTTCGTCGTGCTCGGCAGCGGCTCGTTCGGTCAGCAGCGCGGCGAATCGCTGCTGGACGTCGGTCGGGGCCTGGGCGAGGAGCGTGTCCAGGGCGGCCTGGTTGTCGAGTCCGAGCTCGATGGTCTCCCCGCGTCCTTTCCACCGTGGGACCTGGCGAGGGTTCACACCGACCAGATCGGCGAAGTCCTTCTGCTTCTTGCGCATCGCCATGCGCAACAACTCGGCTTCTCTACCGGTCCACCTGGTCACCCCCGCCATGGTCTCGCCTTACAGGGTCTCGCCGGGGATGGACAGGTACGCCTCCTGGAGTTGCCTCAGGACCGGATGGTCCACGGGGAACTCGGTGTCGTCGATCGCAGCCAGCGGCCGGACCCCGATCGAGGTGTTGGTGGCGAAGGCGGCTGCCATGCCCTTCGCCTGGTCCAAGGTGACGGTGGCGGTGCGGTGTTCGGCCTGCTGCTGGAGCAGGGCCATCGTGACGCCGGGGAGCACAGGGGCGTCCGGCCAGACGATGGTGCCGTCCTGGTCGACGAAGGCCACGTTCCAGGTTCCGCCCTCGGAGACAAGGCCGTCCCGGCCGACGAAGAGGGCGTCGTCGAAACTCGCGCGCTGAGCCGCGCCTCGGGCGTGCAGGGCTCCGAACAGGCCGACGTGCTTCACCTGGGGGAGATCGCGCTCGTACATCAGACTCTGGGCGCGCAGCGGCGCGGGAGGCAGCGCGCCAGCGCTGCGGACGGACACGAGAACGTGGGGCTCGCTGGCGTCGGCCGGATGCCCCATCTCGACCTTGGGGTCGTAGATGGAGACGCGTACGACGCACGGCAGGGTCTGTCCCTCCAGGGCCTGGCGGACGTATCCGCGCACGCGGTCGGTGTCCAGGGCCGCGTGCCACACGATCTCGCAGTCCCGCACGAGGCGTTCCAAGTGCAGGGACAGGCCACGGATGCTGCCGTCGGTGTCCACGCGCATGGACGTGAAGTGCCCGATGTTTGTGAGGGCCAGGGGGAGCAGGTCGTCTACGGATACGGGCTTGCCGTCAAGAGTCGCCATGGCGGCCAGCATGTCAGGACCACTTGCTCGGGCGGCACCCCGAACCAGGTTACTGACGGGTCAACGTCATCTGAAAGTCATTCCCACGCCTTCACGGTGGGGTGTTGGCTAGTCACCGCGCAGTCACTTCGGGTGATCAGTTGCGTGTCCCAGGCCGCACACCGCAACGGCGCCGCATGCCGGGCTCGGCTGCACCGCCCACCTGGAATGCCCCCGATGAGCCCTGCACCAGCCGCGGCCAGTACCGGTTGGCCTGATGTGAAAGGGAGTTGTGCCATGCGTCTGCCGCTGCTGCCCCGTCGGGATGTCGGCCAGCGCCTCGCGAGGAGCCGGAAGGGCGGGGTCGGAGCCGTGCCTGGCCCGCAGCGCGATCAGGCGGTCGCCGCAGCGGAGATGGTCGCGCTCGTGCTGGATAAGTCGTCGCCGCTGCCGGAGGGCGCCGGCGACGTGAAAAAACTCGCGCGGCGTCTTCGCGGCCACATCAGCCAACTCGGGCTTGCCGTACCGGCCGGAGCGCCTGTGCTCCGCAACGCGCAGCAACTCGCCTCGGAAGGTGTTCCCGTCGGATACATGCCCAGCCGGGTCCATCTCGTCAAGCTGGCTAGGGCAACCCAGGCGCTTGTCGCGACCGTACGGGCTATCGATGACGTGTCGGTGAAGCGGTTGCACCGACGGCGTTGGTGGCCGCCGCAGATCAACGCCCTGCGCGGGGCGGTCCTCGCCGTCGCCCTGGCCTGTCTGATCGTCGCCGCTTCGGTGCCGCGGACATGACGGTGGCCGGTGCCGTCGTCCTCGCTCTGGTCCTCGGGCCGACGGCCTGGCTGGTGCTTCGCGGCGAGCGGCCGACCGGGCCGCCCCGAGTCGTCGAGGACGTGTCGCCGCCCGACAGTGCTCCCCCTCACCCCGGTGACCACCGACCTGCCTTCCGCCCAGCGTTCCCGGCCGCTGCGGCGCCCCCGAAAACCACCCCGTATCCGCGAGGCTCAATGGAGAGCACACGATGAAGCACACACCCCGCATCGAGCAGTACGGCCTGATCGGCGACATGCAGACCAGCGCGCACGTCTGCGACGACGGCTCGATCGACTGGCTGTGCCTGCCCCGCTTCGACTCCGAGGCCGTCTTCGCGGCCCTGGTCGGCGAGCGTGAGCACGGCAGCTGGCGCCTGGCGCCCGCCGCCGCGTTCGAAGGCGGACAGGCAACCGCCGCCCGGCACTACGTCGGGGACTCCGCAATCCTGAGGTCGACGTGGACCACACCGACCGGCACCGCCCGGGTCACGGACTTCATGCCGCCGCGGGACGGAGCACCGCGGGTGATCCGGATCCTCGAGGGTGTGTCCGGCGAGGTGCCGATGCGCTCGCTCTGGCGGCCGCGCATGGGCTACGGCCGCATCAGCCCCTGGATCCATACGGTGGACGGGCGGATCGCCGCCGAAGCAGGGTCCGACGCGCTCTGGCTCGACACCACGGTCGAGCAGGAGGTGGAGGACGGCACGGTCATGAGCACCTTCATGGTCGCGGCCGGGCAGAGCCTGGCCTTCGTGCTCAGCTGGGCGCCGTCCCACGGTGCGCCGCCCCGGATCCCCAGCCCCGAGGCCGCGCTCGCGGCGACGTACTCGTTCTGGGAGGGCTGGGCCGACCAGTGCGCCTACGCCGGGCCCTACCGCGAAGCGGTCGTACGGTCGCTCGTCACGCTCAAGGCGATGATCTACGAGCCGAGCGGCGGGATCGTCGCGGCGCCGACGACGTCGCTGCCCGAGGAGATCGGGGGCGCCCGCAACTGGGACTACCGCGCGACGTGGCTGCGCGACGCGGCCACCACCCTGGCCGCGCTGCTGGGCGCCGGATACCGGGAGGAGGCCGTTGCGTGGCGGCGCTGGCTGCTGCGCGCGGTGGCCGGCGATCCGGAGAACCTCCAGATCCTGTACGGCATCGGCGGGCAGCGCGATCTGCCGGAGCGGGTGCTCGGGTGGCTGCCGGGGTATGAGGGATCGGCGCCGGTCCGTGTCGGCAACGGCGCCGCGACCCAGCTGCAGCTCGACGTGTTCGGCGAGGTCATCGAGACGATGTACCTCGCGCATCAGGCCGGTGTGGCTCAATGCGCCGACACCGCGGTCCTGCACCAGCGGCTCGTGCGCCAGCTGGCCGCATGCTGGCAGGAGCCGGACGAGGGGATCTGGGAGGTCCGCGGGCCGCGCCGGCACTTCGTGCACTCCAAGGTGATGGCGTGGGTCGCGGTCGACCGCACGATCCGCCTGGCCGAGGAAGGCGTCCTCGACGTCGACCTGTTCGAGCTGATGGAGCTGCGCGAGGCGATCCACCGCGAGGTATGCGAGAAGGGCTTCGACCCGGTCCGTGGCACCTTCACCCAGTCCTACGGCTCCACCGAGCTCGACGCGGCCCTGCTGCTGATCCCCCGGGTCGGGTTCCTGCCGCCCGACGATCCACGCGTCACCGGCACCATCGACGCGATCCAGCGCGAACTGACCTCGCCGGACGGGCTGGTCTGGCGCTACGCGACCGCCGGCGACCGCGCGGGGGTGGACGGACTCGTCGGCGACGAGGGCGCGTTCGTGCTCTGCACCTTCTGGATGGTCGACGCGCTGGCCCTGGCCGGGCGGCTGGAGGAGGCCCAAGAGCTGTTCGAGCACGTCCTGTCCCTGCGCAGCGACCTCGGGCTCCTGGCCGAGGAGTACCACCCCAAGTCCGGACGGCAGCTCGGCAACTACCCCCAGGCGTTCAGTCACATGGGGCTCGTCGAAAGTGCCCTCCTCCTCGACCAGCTCCTGGCGGAGCGTGGATCCGAAGCCTGTGCCCTGCCGCCCGACGCGGTGCCGGTCCAGCAGCGCCCAGCGGCGCTGGCCTTGTCGTCGCGTATCTGACCCGCCTTGCCGAGTTGTTCGAGGATTTTTCATGTCTGACGCCGTCTCCCCCACCCGTCCGGCAGCCGTCCGCGGCCGTCGGCGGCGCCCCGCGCATGCGGACGAGTTCGTCCTCGGCCGGATCCGGCGCGCCGTGATGACGCCGCTGTTCCATTTGACGGGATCGCTCGCCGCCACCGTGGTGGTGTGGCGCATCACCGGCTGGCCGGACAGCAGCATGCCGGCCGGTGTGGCGTGCGGGCTCGCCGAGGCCGCGTTCATCGCCGTCCGTCAGGCGCGCGGCGCGGCCCGATCCGTGCAGGATTCGACGGCCCGGGCCGCGGAGGCCGATCTGACCACGGCCCTCAACGCGGTGGCGGCGGCGCAGAAGACGGTGCTGTGGACGGCCGACGAACTGTGCCGAGGGGCCCGGCCGCCGGTCCCCGCCACGCAGCAACCGCGGCCGGGGAGCCAGGGGGCCCAGATCGAGGCCGCGCTGGAGGACTTGCGGGCCTCGACCGTGACCGCGCTGCTCCGCGTGCACGACGAGTCCGGGTCGGCCGTGCTGCTGGAAGTCCTGCGCAAGCTGGCCATGCGCCAGCACGCCCTGCTCGCGCGGACGTTGGTGGCCCTTGATCAGCTGGGGCGGCTGACGGCCGACCCCGACCTGCTGGCGAAGATCTGGGAGATCGATCACCTCGTGACCCGGGTGCGCCGGCAGGTGGAGAGCACGGCGGTGCTGGGCGGCCAGTCGCTGCGCAAGAACCGCGAGCCCGTGAACATCACGGCGGTGCTGCGGGGCGCGGTCTCAGAAGTGGTGCAGTACCCGCGGGTCGTCGTCGTCGCGGCGGGCACCGTCGGCACCGAGCTGGGACTTCCCGGGCATGTAGGCCCCAACGTGATGCACGTGCTGGCCGAGCTGATCGAGAACGGCACCGAGTACTCGGACCCGGCCACGCGCGTGATCGTGCGGGCGCAGCGCGTTCCGGCCGGTCTGGCGATCGAGGTGGAGGACCGGGCCGTCGCGATGACTCCGCAGGCCCGCTCCCGGATGAACCGGCTGCTGGAGGCGCCCGACGAGGTGGATGTGAGCGCCCAGGTGCGGGCCGGGCAGATCGGCCTGCT comes from the Streptomyces sp. SUK 48 genome and includes:
- a CDS encoding SUMF1/EgtB/PvdO family nonheme iron enzyme, with translation MAGVTRWTGREAELLRMAMRKKQKDFADLVGVNPRQVPRWKGRGETIELGLDNQAALDTLLAQAPTDVQQRFAALLTERAAAEHDERAEALLRRDPSTRRHPVDGKVMALVEEGIYLSGPDNRSVWLEPFLIDVYPTTNQDYAKFVVATNHRPPRHWPDGHCPVTLATHPVVWVTWHDAAAYARWAGKSLPTARQWEKAARGRRGRIYPWGNEPTAAKANTSEAGIDATTPVSRYQSGASPFGIFDLCGNVWEWCSTEEEPGKGRYHLKGSAFTSPFERAAPSLQNTAAASMSDNDTGFRCTAPV
- a CDS encoding aminotransferase class IV family protein; protein product: MATLDGKPVSVDDLLPLALTNIGHFTSMRVDTDGSIRGLSLHLERLVRDCEIVWHAALDTDRVRGYVRQALEGQTLPCVVRVSIYDPKVEMGHPADASEPHVLVSVRSAGALPPAPLRAQSLMYERDLPQVKHVGLFGALHARGAAQRASFDDALFVGRDGLVSEGGTWNVAFVDQDGTIVWPDAPVLPGVTMALLQQQAEHRTATVTLDQAKGMAAAFATNTSIGVRPLAAIDDTEFPVDHPVLRQLQEAYLSIPGETL
- a CDS encoding DUF6415 family natural product biosynthesis protein, with protein sequence MRLPLLPRRDVGQRLARSRKGGVGAVPGPQRDQAVAAAEMVALVLDKSSPLPEGAGDVKKLARRLRGHISQLGLAVPAGAPVLRNAQQLASEGVPVGYMPSRVHLVKLARATQALVATVRAIDDVSVKRLHRRRWWPPQINALRGAVLAVALACLIVAASVPRT
- a CDS encoding ATP-binding protein encodes the protein MLQAQTSALLPQAAEPPCLRRAPGASPAPTSAAPHQAGPQAGGTRLLPSTQPLPHAPASAAAASPTSSPRCGIPVGAHQLHAAYATGSSFLGDARRAVTVCLHRWRLEDAAYAATLVVSELLGNAVQHGCQYPTDTATLLLTALPERQLLIEVHDPSPASPSLITAGPESEHGRGLALVDAMSSKWGWTNAPDGGKYVWSTMDARAAA
- a CDS encoding glycoside hydrolase family 15 protein — encoded protein: MKHTPRIEQYGLIGDMQTSAHVCDDGSIDWLCLPRFDSEAVFAALVGEREHGSWRLAPAAAFEGGQATAARHYVGDSAILRSTWTTPTGTARVTDFMPPRDGAPRVIRILEGVSGEVPMRSLWRPRMGYGRISPWIHTVDGRIAAEAGSDALWLDTTVEQEVEDGTVMSTFMVAAGQSLAFVLSWAPSHGAPPRIPSPEAALAATYSFWEGWADQCAYAGPYREAVVRSLVTLKAMIYEPSGGIVAAPTTSLPEEIGGARNWDYRATWLRDAATTLAALLGAGYREEAVAWRRWLLRAVAGDPENLQILYGIGGQRDLPERVLGWLPGYEGSAPVRVGNGAATQLQLDVFGEVIETMYLAHQAGVAQCADTAVLHQRLVRQLAACWQEPDEGIWEVRGPRRHFVHSKVMAWVAVDRTIRLAEEGVLDVDLFELMELREAIHREVCEKGFDPVRGTFTQSYGSTELDAALLLIPRVGFLPPDDPRVTGTIDAIQRELTSPDGLVWRYATAGDRAGVDGLVGDEGAFVLCTFWMVDALALAGRLEEAQELFEHVLSLRSDLGLLAEEYHPKSGRQLGNYPQAFSHMGLVESALLLDQLLAERGSEACALPPDAVPVQQRPAALALSSRI
- a CDS encoding roadblock/LC7 domain-containing protein, encoding MSDAVSPTRPAAVRGRRRRPAHADEFVLGRIRRAVMTPLFHLTGSLAATVVVWRITGWPDSSMPAGVACGLAEAAFIAVRQARGAARSVQDSTARAAEADLTTALNAVAAAQKTVLWTADELCRGARPPVPATQQPRPGSQGAQIEAALEDLRASTVTALLRVHDESGSAVLLEVLRKLAMRQHALLARTLVALDQLGRLTADPDLLAKIWEIDHLVTRVRRQVESTAVLGGQSLRKNREPVNITAVLRGAVSEVVQYPRVVVVAAGTVGTELGLPGHVGPNVMHVLAELIENGTEYSDPATRVIVRAQRVPAGLAIEVEDRAVAMTPQARSRMNRLLEAPDEVDVSAQVRAGQIGLLTAAKIAQRHGVRVRLQENVTGGTTALVVVPTRLLVRIDPPESALPEQTGPVPSSAAQPAASADGPLPSRESGQHRTAGEPPLPRRTPTRGALRSAEQQPIPPSAPAAATPGMAAAFLKPGRSPGRHRPNSPEHNRRAQPAGPQARPHIGAILMNTTSDTANTTGHDGAGPAQEMDWLLRQFAADTPGVTHAVLLSRDGMRLLDSDIDKDWADKLAAVGSGLASLAANLPGPTNEPASVSQLLVERTDCVVLLRNAGGTTAFPHQHGNVRGVTDTILAVITPPDAGIDDVAYEMDRLVRSFASFMEIPVRGSVAAGDEAR